A window of Pantoea agglomerans contains these coding sequences:
- the tyrS gene encoding tyrosine--tRNA ligase, with product MTSSNLIQQLQERGLIAQVTDEEALAERLAQGPVSLYCGFDPTADSLHLGHLVPLLCLKRFQDAGHKPVALVGGATGLIGDPSFKAAERKLNTSETVGEWVEKIRRQVAPFLDFDCGDNSAIAANNYDWFGGMNVLTFLRDIGKHFSVNQMINKEAVKQRLNRDDQGISFTEFSYNLLQGYDFAELNKRYGVSLQIGGSDQWGNITSGIDLTRRLYQNQVFGLTVPLITKSDGTKFGKTEGGAVWLDAKKTSPYKFYQFWINTADADVYRFLKFFTFLSLDEINALEEEDKNSGKAPRAQYVLAENVTRMVHGEAGLAAAKRITESLFSGALSDMTEADFEQLAQDGMPTVQLSAEDDLQQALVNAELVPSRGQARTMIGSNAVTINGEKQSNAEYRFSDSDKLFGRYTLLRRGKKHYCLIVWQ from the coding sequence ACGGATGAGGAAGCGTTAGCAGAGCGACTGGCGCAAGGGCCTGTCTCCCTCTATTGCGGCTTCGATCCGACCGCGGACAGCTTGCATTTGGGCCATCTGGTGCCGCTGCTCTGCCTGAAACGTTTTCAGGATGCCGGACACAAGCCGGTCGCGCTGGTGGGTGGTGCCACCGGTCTGATCGGCGATCCCAGCTTTAAAGCAGCAGAACGTAAACTCAACACCAGCGAAACCGTGGGCGAGTGGGTGGAGAAGATCCGCAGGCAGGTCGCGCCCTTCCTGGATTTTGACTGCGGTGACAACAGCGCTATCGCCGCAAACAACTACGACTGGTTCGGCGGCATGAACGTGCTGACCTTCCTGCGCGATATCGGCAAGCACTTCTCTGTCAATCAGATGATTAACAAAGAAGCGGTCAAACAGCGCCTGAACCGCGACGACCAGGGGATCTCCTTTACCGAGTTCTCCTACAACCTGCTGCAGGGCTACGACTTCGCCGAGCTGAACAAGCGTTACGGCGTGTCGCTGCAGATTGGCGGGTCCGATCAGTGGGGCAATATCACCTCCGGTATCGACCTGACGCGTCGTCTCTATCAGAACCAGGTCTTCGGCCTGACGGTGCCGCTGATCACCAAATCGGACGGCACCAAGTTTGGTAAAACCGAAGGCGGCGCGGTGTGGCTCGATGCTAAGAAAACCAGCCCTTACAAGTTCTACCAGTTCTGGATCAATACGGCGGACGCCGACGTCTACCGCTTCCTGAAGTTCTTCACCTTCCTCAGCCTTGACGAGATCAACGCGCTGGAAGAAGAAGACAAAAACAGCGGTAAAGCGCCGCGTGCGCAGTATGTGCTTGCGGAAAACGTCACCCGTATGGTGCATGGCGAAGCGGGTCTGGCGGCAGCGAAGCGCATTACCGAAAGCCTCTTCTCGGGCGCGCTGAGCGATATGACCGAAGCGGACTTTGAGCAGCTGGCGCAGGACGGCATGCCGACCGTGCAGCTGAGCGCAGAAGATGACCTGCAGCAGGCGCTGGTGAATGCCGAGCTGGTGCCGTCACGCGGTCAGGCACGCACCATGATCGGCTCCAACGCCGTGACCATTAACGGCGAGAAGCAGTCAAACGCGGAATACCGCTTCAGCGACAGCGACAAGCTGTTTGGCCGCTATACGCTGCTGCGTCGCGGGAAAAAACACTACTGCCTGATCGTCTGGCAGTAA